One genomic region from uncultured Cohaesibacter sp. encodes:
- the apbC gene encoding iron-sulfur cluster carrier protein ApbC — protein MTEDKILEILKQLKPTPDAQDIVSAGMVSDIIIKDGSVMFSISVPAEQAESFEPLRERAEAVVASLDGVKKAMVVLTAERAPGAGQGNAAATPKRPTPKKPPQGGGKIDIAGVKQIIAISSAKGGVGKSTTAVNLALALQANGLKVGILDADIYGPSIPRLLKISEKPTAVPNSRRMYPIKAYGLMAMSIGLLVDPDTPMVWRGPMAVSALTQMIRDVNWDMEGDLDVLVVDMPPGTGDIQLTMAQQVPLSGSVIVSTPQDLALIDARKGIAMFQKVNIPILGIVENMSYFACPTCGTRHDIFGHGGARSTAEEISVPFLGEIPLHMDIRERSDAGDPVIVSEPESDHTAIYLSIANDMMKGLAGASKPAPAIVVE, from the coding sequence GTGACCGAAGACAAAATCCTTGAAATACTGAAGCAATTGAAACCGACCCCGGATGCGCAGGATATCGTATCGGCGGGCATGGTGTCAGATATCATCATCAAGGACGGCTCCGTGATGTTCTCCATCTCGGTGCCAGCCGAGCAGGCGGAAAGCTTTGAGCCCTTGCGTGAACGAGCCGAGGCTGTGGTCGCTTCGCTGGATGGTGTCAAGAAAGCCATGGTGGTATTGACCGCCGAACGTGCTCCAGGGGCAGGGCAGGGGAACGCTGCGGCTACACCCAAACGCCCAACGCCCAAGAAGCCACCGCAAGGGGGTGGTAAAATCGATATTGCTGGCGTGAAGCAGATCATTGCAATCTCTTCCGCCAAGGGCGGTGTCGGTAAATCCACCACTGCGGTCAACCTCGCTTTGGCGCTACAGGCCAATGGCCTGAAGGTAGGCATTCTGGATGCCGACATTTACGGGCCGTCCATTCCGCGGCTTCTGAAAATATCTGAAAAGCCAACGGCTGTTCCGAATTCGCGCCGTATGTATCCGATCAAGGCCTACGGCTTGATGGCCATGTCTATCGGACTTCTGGTTGATCCGGATACCCCAATGGTTTGGCGCGGGCCCATGGCCGTCTCGGCCCTTACCCAGATGATCCGCGATGTGAATTGGGACATGGAGGGAGATCTCGATGTGCTCGTTGTTGATATGCCTCCGGGAACTGGCGATATTCAGCTGACCATGGCCCAGCAGGTGCCCTTGAGCGGCTCCGTCATCGTTTCCACCCCGCAGGATCTGGCTCTCATCGATGCCCGCAAGGGAATTGCCATGTTCCAGAAGGTCAATATTCCCATTCTCGGGATCGTGGAGAATATGAGCTATTTTGCTTGCCCGACCTGCGGTACGCGTCATGACATCTTCGGCCATGGTGGAGCCCGTTCAACCGCTGAGGAGATAAGCGTTCCGTTCCTTGGAGAGATCCCGTTGCACATGGATATTCGTGAGCGTTCAGACGCTGGCGATCCGGTGATTGTCTCCGAGCCCGAAAGCGATCATACCGCGATCTATCTTTCCATTGCCAACGATATGATGAAGGGACTGGCTGGAGCATCCAAGCCCGCACCTGCCATTGTTGTCGAATAG
- a CDS encoding DMT family transporter, which translates to MAIGQKNGAANSAKGAPQRDDRGNLYGILVMQVSVFCFGTNDTFNKLVGSSLTTGQMLFFRGIFATILVLIFCAFLRQLRYMHQFADPILLLRGVCETFSAIGCLVALKYMPLANVYAVLQAIPLATTAAAALFLGETVGIRRWLAVLVGFIGVLAIVRPGLESFNAFSLFAVGAVLFAATRDLITRQIKPHISLWIVTFTTMLVSMIGGGILALIQFYVGGDAGWLPPNPENLFYLFMAAAFLTLGQYYVSIAMQNGEVSVVSSFRYVSMPIALIYGYLIWGDIPDMLTWFGIILILGSGIYTIQRERQVSRMRRDKEKDEAKDHLVAARAEFE; encoded by the coding sequence ATGGCAATTGGTCAGAAAAATGGTGCTGCCAACAGCGCCAAAGGGGCACCCCAGCGCGACGACAGAGGCAACCTTTATGGCATCCTCGTCATGCAGGTTTCGGTCTTTTGCTTCGGCACAAACGATACGTTCAACAAGCTTGTCGGCAGCAGCCTGACCACCGGGCAAATGCTCTTTTTCAGGGGTATTTTCGCCACCATTCTTGTGCTGATTTTCTGCGCTTTCCTTCGGCAATTACGCTACATGCATCAATTCGCCGATCCGATTTTGCTGCTGCGCGGTGTGTGTGAAACATTTTCGGCAATCGGCTGCCTTGTGGCACTCAAATATATGCCACTGGCCAATGTCTATGCCGTTTTGCAGGCTATTCCCCTTGCCACCACAGCAGCCGCTGCGCTGTTTCTTGGAGAAACAGTTGGCATTCGACGCTGGCTCGCCGTTTTGGTTGGCTTTATTGGCGTACTGGCCATCGTCCGCCCGGGTCTTGAGAGTTTTAACGCCTTCTCGCTCTTTGCTGTTGGCGCGGTGTTGTTTGCTGCCACCCGTGATCTCATCACCCGCCAGATCAAGCCGCATATTTCGCTCTGGATCGTGACCTTCACAACAATGCTCGTGTCCATGATCGGCGGCGGTATATTGGCGCTCATCCAGTTTTACGTCGGGGGTGATGCCGGATGGCTGCCGCCAAATCCGGAAAATCTGTTCTATTTGTTCATGGCCGCAGCTTTTCTTACGCTCGGCCAATATTATGTGTCGATTGCCATGCAGAATGGGGAGGTGTCTGTTGTTTCCTCCTTCCGCTATGTCTCCATGCCTATTGCGCTGATTTATGGCTATCTGATCTGGGGCGATATTCCCGACATGCTCACATGGTTCGGCATCATTCTTATTCTGGGGTCAGGCATCTATACGATCCAACGCGAACGGCAGGTCTCGCGCATGCGGCGGGATAAAGAAAAAGACGAGGCGAAAGATCACCTCGTCGCGGCACGCGCAGAATTTGAATAA
- the moaA gene encoding GTP 3',8-cyclase MoaA, translated as MRFSDAEGQTGAPLIDPFGRTINYLRLSVTDRCDFRCVYCMAENMHFLPKAEILTLEELDRLSTVFIEHGVKRLRLTGGEPLVRKGIMTLVSSLSRHLETGALEELTLTTNASQLSRFAKDLSAAGVRRINVSLDSLREDRFRAITRWGRFHQVMDGIDAALAEGIKIKLNVVALKGVNDDEFDDMIRFCHERNMDITFIETMPMGEIDQDRTDQYLPLSKVKQDLSQRWTLSPSPHKTGGPASYVTVGETGGRIGFITALSHNFCESCNRVRITCTGTLFMCLGQEDAADLRAPLRASESNDGVINAIHHAIERKPKGHDFVIDRLHNRPSIGRHMSVTGG; from the coding sequence ATGCGCTTTAGTGACGCTGAAGGACAGACAGGTGCCCCGTTGATCGACCCCTTTGGCCGGACAATCAACTATCTGCGCCTGTCCGTTACGGACCGTTGCGATTTTCGATGCGTCTATTGCATGGCCGAGAATATGCATTTTCTGCCCAAGGCTGAAATCCTGACATTGGAAGAACTGGATCGGCTCAGCACCGTTTTCATTGAGCATGGCGTCAAGCGGCTGCGGCTCACTGGCGGCGAACCTCTTGTGCGCAAGGGCATCATGACGCTTGTCTCGTCCCTGTCACGTCATCTGGAAACAGGTGCACTTGAAGAACTGACCCTGACCACCAACGCCTCTCAGCTTTCCCGTTTTGCCAAGGATCTGTCGGCCGCAGGCGTACGCAGGATCAATGTTTCCCTCGATAGTCTTAGAGAAGACCGCTTTCGCGCCATTACGCGCTGGGGTCGATTTCATCAAGTCATGGACGGCATTGATGCCGCTCTGGCTGAAGGGATCAAGATCAAGCTCAATGTCGTAGCTCTCAAAGGGGTCAATGATGATGAATTTGACGACATGATCCGCTTTTGCCATGAGCGCAATATGGACATCACCTTTATTGAAACCATGCCGATGGGCGAAATTGATCAGGATAGAACCGATCAATATCTGCCGCTTTCCAAAGTGAAACAGGATCTTTCACAGCGCTGGACCCTATCGCCCTCGCCGCACAAAACCGGCGGACCGGCAAGCTATGTGACTGTTGGCGAGACTGGAGGCCGCATTGGCTTTATCACAGCCCTCAGTCATAATTTCTGCGAGAGCTGCAACCGCGTGAGGATCACCTGTACGGGCACTCTCTTCATGTGTCTTGGTCAGGAAGATGCCGCCGACCTGCGCGCTCCCTTACGAGCTTCCGAAAGCAATGATGGGGTTATCAACGCAATCCATCATGCCATTGAACGAAAGCCAAAGGGCCATGATTTTGTTATTGACAGACTTCACAATCGCCCCTCTATTGGCAGGCACATGTCAGTAACCGGCGGCTAG
- a CDS encoding DUF971 domain-containing protein, whose protein sequence is MTKAWPTEIRLKKDKKSLIVAFDDDSAYEFSAEFLRVTSPSAEVQGHHPSQKKTIGGKRDVEIMKIEPVGNYAVRLFFTDLHDSGYFTWDYFKNSGEAMDAIWAEYLQALEAQGLDRG, encoded by the coding sequence ATGACAAAGGCCTGGCCAACGGAAATCCGCCTAAAGAAGGACAAGAAAAGCTTGATCGTGGCATTCGATGACGATAGTGCCTACGAGTTTTCGGCTGAATTCCTGCGGGTAACATCGCCAAGCGCCGAAGTGCAGGGCCATCATCCTTCGCAGAAAAAGACCATTGGCGGCAAGCGCGATGTTGAAATCATGAAGATCGAGCCAGTTGGAAATTATGCTGTGCGGCTGTTTTTTACCGATTTGCATGATTCGGGCTATTTCACCTGGGATTACTTCAAAAATTCAGGGGAGGCGATGGACGCAATCTGGGCCGAGTATCTGCAAGCGCTTGAAGCCCAAGGGCTTGATCGCGGCTAG
- a CDS encoding L,D-transpeptidase produces the protein MRKLITLGASLLFGLAVAVTSANATKYFDMESQTWKDVNGYAHGGKSPIKRKTVKYSGPFAKSPEGTIVINTKERRLYYIMGNGKAMKYGIGVGRPGFQWTGTHRVSRKAEWPGWTPPPAMRKRVPNLPAHMEGGPNNPLGARAMYIGSTIYRIHGSNEPWSIGQAVSSGCIRLANEDVIDLYERVKVGAKVHVIQANQK, from the coding sequence ATGAGAAAACTGATCACTCTTGGTGCTAGTCTTCTGTTCGGCCTCGCTGTAGCCGTCACAAGCGCTAATGCTACTAAATATTTCGACATGGAATCCCAGACTTGGAAAGACGTCAATGGCTATGCGCATGGCGGCAAGTCTCCTATCAAGCGCAAGACCGTCAAATATTCAGGCCCATTTGCCAAATCGCCTGAAGGGACCATTGTCATCAACACCAAAGAACGTCGCCTCTACTATATCATGGGCAACGGCAAAGCCATGAAATATGGCATCGGCGTCGGTCGTCCGGGTTTCCAGTGGACGGGCACCCACCGCGTGAGCCGCAAGGCTGAGTGGCCGGGCTGGACCCCTCCTCCTGCAATGCGCAAGCGTGTTCCGAACCTGCCAGCTCACATGGAAGGTGGCCCGAACAACCCTCTGGGTGCGCGTGCCATGTATATCGGCTCCACGATTTACCGTATTCACGGGTCTAACGAACCTTGGAGCATCGGTCAGGCTGTTTCTTCCGGCTGCATCCGTCTTGCCAACGAAGATGTGATCGATCTTTATGAGCGCGTAAAAGTCGGCGCCAAGGTGCATGTCATTCAGGCGAACCAGAAGTAA
- the nudI gene encoding nucleoside triphosphatase NudI, with amino-acid sequence MRKRTILCPLIENDGAYLLCKMPSHRGVFPGQWALSGGGLEEGETIEEGLRREIREELGEALTIDSVSPWTFRDDTRIKTYPDGSTEEIYMIYLIFDCHATNRDVAFNEEFEAIAWATPAELSSYDLNDATRLTLKAKGLI; translated from the coding sequence ATGCGCAAGAGAACCATTCTGTGCCCTCTCATCGAAAATGACGGCGCCTATTTGCTCTGCAAGATGCCGTCTCATCGCGGCGTCTTTCCCGGCCAATGGGCGCTCTCGGGTGGCGGATTGGAAGAGGGAGAAACAATCGAGGAAGGCCTGCGCCGGGAAATTCGGGAAGAATTGGGAGAGGCTCTCACAATAGACAGCGTCTCACCATGGACCTTCCGTGATGACACGCGCATAAAAACCTATCCTGACGGTTCAACCGAAGAGATCTACATGATCTATCTGATCTTTGATTGCCACGCGACCAACCGGGATGTTGCATTCAATGAAGAATTTGAAGCCATCGCCTGGGCAACACCCGCGGAGTTATCAAGTTATGACTTGAACGATGCGACCAGGTTGACGCTAAAGGCCAAAGGGCTGATTTGA
- a CDS encoding fumarate hydratase, producing MSTKAYKLFPMGKDETTYRKLTSDFVSVESFKGKDVLVVQEEGIRLLSETAFIDIAHLLRPDHLAQLQKILEDDEATQNDKFVALDLLKNACISSAGVLPMCQDTGTGIVVGKKGKNVWVEGDEEGALSQGVFDAYDKKNLRYSQLAPLTMFEEKNTANNLPAQIDIFSEGEDAYKFLFMAKGGGSANKTFLYQGTPSLLTKDRLLAFLEEKIKTLGTAACPPYHLAITVGGLSAELNLKTTKLASAHYYDELPTEGSEMANAFRDLEMEEEILKLARGTGIGAQFGGKYFCHDVRVIRLPRHGASLPISIGVSCSADRQCKGKITKDGIFIEELETNPAQYLPEVDEEALGGEVVKVDLNQPMAEQLAVLSKYPVKTRLSLSGPLIVARDLAHAKIRARLEAGEPMPEYLKNHPVYYAGPAKTPSNYASGSFGPTTAGRMDSFVDQFQSFGGSMIMLAKGNRSKAVTNACKEHGGFYLGSIGGPAARLAKDCIKKVECIEYPELGMEAVWRIEVEDFPAFIVVDDKGNDFFAELNL from the coding sequence ATGAGCACTAAAGCATATAAGCTCTTTCCCATGGGAAAGGATGAAACCACTTATCGCAAACTGACCTCCGACTTTGTTTCGGTTGAGTCTTTCAAGGGCAAGGACGTTCTTGTGGTCCAAGAAGAAGGCATCCGCCTTCTAAGCGAAACGGCATTCATCGATATCGCCCATCTGCTGCGCCCGGATCATCTGGCACAATTGCAGAAGATTCTGGAAGATGACGAAGCAACCCAGAATGACAAATTCGTTGCGCTTGACCTGCTCAAGAATGCCTGCATTTCTTCCGCTGGCGTTTTGCCAATGTGTCAGGACACCGGTACGGGCATCGTTGTCGGCAAGAAAGGCAAGAATGTCTGGGTGGAAGGCGATGAAGAAGGCGCACTGAGCCAGGGCGTGTTCGACGCTTACGACAAGAAGAACCTGCGCTACAGCCAGCTTGCACCGCTGACCATGTTCGAGGAAAAGAACACGGCCAACAACCTGCCAGCACAGATCGATATCTTCTCTGAAGGGGAAGACGCCTACAAATTCCTGTTCATGGCGAAAGGTGGCGGCTCCGCCAACAAGACCTTCCTGTATCAGGGCACCCCTTCCCTTCTGACCAAAGATCGTCTGCTTGCCTTCCTTGAAGAAAAGATCAAGACGCTCGGCACGGCTGCCTGCCCTCCATACCATCTGGCCATCACAGTTGGCGGCCTGTCAGCAGAGCTGAACCTGAAAACCACCAAGCTTGCTTCGGCTCACTATTATGACGAACTTCCAACCGAAGGGTCTGAGATGGCAAACGCCTTCCGCGATCTGGAAATGGAAGAAGAAATTCTGAAGCTGGCACGCGGCACCGGCATCGGCGCACAGTTTGGCGGCAAATATTTCTGCCATGACGTGCGTGTCATCCGCCTGCCTCGCCATGGTGCATCCCTGCCGATCTCCATCGGTGTTTCCTGCTCGGCTGACCGCCAGTGCAAGGGCAAGATCACCAAAGACGGCATCTTCATCGAAGAGCTGGAAACCAATCCGGCACAGTATCTGCCAGAAGTGGATGAGGAAGCTCTGGGCGGCGAAGTCGTCAAGGTTGACCTCAACCAGCCGATGGCGGAACAGCTTGCAGTTCTGTCAAAATATCCGGTCAAGACACGCCTCAGCCTGAGTGGGCCGCTCATTGTCGCCCGTGACCTTGCTCATGCCAAGATCCGTGCACGTCTTGAAGCTGGCGAGCCGATGCCTGAATATCTGAAAAACCATCCGGTTTATTATGCAGGCCCGGCCAAGACCCCGTCCAACTACGCATCCGGTTCCTTCGGCCCGACCACGGCTGGCCGTATGGACAGCTTTGTTGATCAGTTCCAGTCCTTCGGCGGCTCGATGATCATGCTGGCAAAAGGCAACCGCTCCAAGGCTGTCACCAATGCATGTAAAGAACATGGTGGCTTCTATCTTGGTTCCATTGGCGGACCGGCTGCTCGTTTGGCCAAGGACTGCATCAAGAAAGTTGAATGCATCGAGTATCCTGAACTCGGCATGGAAGCTGTCTGGCGCATTGAAGTGGAAGATTTCCCGGCCTTCATCGTGGTCGATGACAAGGGCAATGACTTCTTTGCAGAGCTCAATCTGTAA
- a CDS encoding DsrE family protein, with product MAKQTDYVSTLFSNADDPNKITVAYTMGVQALAQGHSATIMLMVDAVHLAKKGALEGIDIGAPFQPAQPLQEEFLKEGGQILVCKACMVHNGVAEDEIDERMQVITAEEVVPMLMGAKGSLQLT from the coding sequence ATGGCCAAGCAAACAGATTATGTCAGCACGCTCTTTAGTAATGCAGATGACCCCAACAAAATCACAGTGGCTTATACCATGGGCGTGCAGGCGCTCGCTCAGGGGCATAGCGCAACCATCATGCTGATGGTGGATGCCGTTCATTTGGCCAAGAAGGGGGCTCTTGAAGGCATTGATATCGGTGCGCCGTTCCAGCCAGCCCAGCCTCTGCAAGAGGAGTTTCTCAAGGAAGGTGGACAGATTCTGGTCTGTAAGGCCTGCATGGTTCACAACGGCGTAGCCGAGGATGAGATTGACGAGCGCATGCAGGTGATTACGGCAGAAGAAGTGGTCCCCATGCTGATGGGCGCAAAGGGAAGCCTGCAGCTCACCTGA